In Bacillus rossius redtenbacheri isolate Brsri chromosome 15, Brsri_v3, whole genome shotgun sequence, one genomic interval encodes:
- the LOC134539242 gene encoding cuticle protein 2-like: MKVLIVLAAVVALAAARPSWLGLGGWPYLGAPHASVAIAPPLAAPLPVTDTPEVAQARAEHLAAVAKAAAAPAAPAAPAAAPLVAPEPVTDTPEVALARAQHLAAVAGAAVAPGLLHPGLHGGFAYSSVAPAYHGYPGWAAGGWW, encoded by the exons ATGAAGGTTCTG ATCGTCCTCGCCGCAGTCGTAGCGCTGGCCGCTGCCCGCCCCAGCTGGCTGGGCCTGGGCGGGTGGCCCTACCTGGGCGCGCCCCACGCCTCGGTGGCCATAGCGCCGCCGCTGGCCGCCCCGCTGCCCGTCACCGACACCCCTGAGGTGGCGCAGGCCCGCGCCGAGCACCTGGCCGCCGTGGCCAAGGCTGCGGCCGCCCCCGCTGCAccagccgcccccgccgccgccccgCTGGTTGCCCCCGAGCCCGTCACCGACACCCCGGAGGTGGCGCTGGCAAGGGCCCAGCACCTCGCCGCGGTGGCGGGAGCCGCCGTCGCCCCCGGACTGTTGCACCCGGGTCTTCACGGGGGGTTCGCCTACTCCTCCGTGGCTCCCGCCTACCACGGCTACCCCGGCTGGGCCGCCGGCGGCTGGTGGTGA